Genomic segment of Cryomorphaceae bacterium:
GTGCAGCCCAGTTGGTAGAGCTGCCCGCGAAGTTCGTCGGATGAGCCCTCAAAGAAAAAGCGTATGTGCCTTTCGCGCTCGCCGGCTTCGGCTACAATTTCTGCTTTAAGTTCATTGTTGCCAAAAACCAGACGATGCCCCAGGCGGAGTTTCTTCAGTGGGTCGAGGAGCACGTTCCAGGTGTGCGGTTCACCTGCCACTTCTTCTATCAGCAACAGTTCGATAAGTGCGCCGTCCATGCGGTTTTTGCGCACCTCCATCCTGGCCGGAACCACTTGTGTGTTGTTCAGCACGAGGCAATCTCCCGCTCCAAAATACGACTGGATATCCGGAAAGCTGCGGTGCTCAATACGCCCGCTCTCGCGATGAATCACCATCAGCCTCGAGCCATCGCGGGTAGGTGCGGGGTGCTCCGCCAGCAATTCGGGCGGAAGGTGAAAGTTAAAATCAGAAAGCCTTGTTCGTTGCACCAATTTCTCAGTAAACCAGGTTGTTCATAAGGTAATGCTGAACATAGTCGTGCACACCATCTTCGAGCGAAGTGAAAGGTGTACTGTAACCGGCCGAGCGCAGTTTGCCCATATCGGCCTCGGTAAAGTATTGGTACTTGTCGCGAATGTCTGCCGGGGTGTCCATAAAGTCAATATCCGGCTCCAGTTCCATGGCTTTGAAGGTGGCTTGGGTCAAATCCAAAAAAGTGCGCGCTTGTCCGGTGCCGAGGTTGTACAATCCGGACTCGGGGCGGTTTTCCATCAGGAATTTACAAATCCGCACCACGTCCATCACGTACACAAAATCGCGCAGTTGTTCACCGTCGCGGTATTCGGGATTGTGCGAGCGGAAGAGTTTCACCTTGCCGTGCTCCTTAATTTGCCGAAACGCGTGTAATATCACTGATGCCATTCGGCCTTTGTGGTACTCGTTGGGGCCGTACACGTTGAAAAACTTAAGTCCGGCCCAGAAGAAAGGTTTGTCTGCTTGCGCCAGCGCCCACTTGTCAAAATTGTTTTTTGACTCTCCGTAGGGGTTGAGCGGCCTGAGATGAGAAACCACCTCGTGACTGTCGGTGTAGCCGTGTTCACCCAGGCCGTAGGTAGCTGCGGATGATGCGTAAATCAGAGGAATGCCGTATTTGCAGCAGCGTTGCCAGATTTCCTGCGAGTAGTGCAGGTTGAGTGCGTCAAAAATGCGGTGGTCAAATTCGGTGGTATCTGTGCGCGCCCCGAGGTGAATGATGATCTGGATGCGGTTTTCGTGGCGGTCAATCCACGAGAAAAGCTCGCTGCGGTCAACCTTTTCGGAAAAAGTCTTGTTATGCCAATTCACCTTCTTATCCGGCACGCTGAAATCATCGGCAATGACAATATCACGGTATCCCTCGCGGTTGAGGAATCCCAGTACACAACTTCCGATGAACCCGGCCGCACCGGTGAGAACAATCATGTTTTAGCGTTTTTTAAAGTGGCCCAAAGATATTGGTTTGGGCGGCAATGAGGCAATTAACAACTATCTTTGCAAACCATTATGACAGCGAAAAAAATTGTGTACGTAACGCGCCGCGAGCGATTCAACGCGGCCCACAAGCTCTGGAACGAGGAATGGAGCGCCGAAAAAAACCACGAGGTTTTTGGCAAATGCGCCCACCCCAATTGGCATGGCCACAACTACGAGCTTTTTGTCACTGTAAAGGGCGAACCCCACCCGGATACCGGTTATTGTGTCGATTTGAAGCACCTCAGCGACTTGCTCGACGAGCGCGTGGTGGAGGTTTTTGATCATCGCAACATCAACCTGGATGTGCCTCAAATGCAAGGGGTTCTCACCAGTACCGAAAACATTGTGATTGCGATTTGGGAGATGATTGAAGCGCCCATCCGCGAGCTGGGCTGCACGCTGCACAAAGTGGAACTTCGCGAAACCGAAAACAACAGCGCCGAGTACTACGGCCCCCAGCAAGTATGAGTGAGGAAATAGAATTGAACGGCGAGGGCTACCTTCGTGTAGATCAGTTTGATCAGTCTGCGATTGACGAAATGTCAGATGCCTATCGGTCTATCATTGAAAAACTCGGTGAGGATAGTCTGCGTGAAGGTTTACTCAAAACCCCTGAGCGCGCGGCCAAAGCCATGCAGTTCCTGACCCACGGATACGACCTGAACCCAGCCGAAATTCTGTGCTCTGCCATGTTCGAAGAGGAGTACAGCCAGATGGTAGTGGTGAAGGATATTGAGGTGTATTCGCTGTGTGAGCATCACCTGCTTCCGTTTTTCGGAAAGGCACATGTGGCCTATATTCCCAATGGCAGAATTGTGGGATTGAGTAAAATACCGCGTGTGGTGGATGCCTTTGCGCGCCGTTTGCAGGTGCAGGAAAGGCTCACCAACCAGATCCGCGATTGTATTGAAGAGACCCTGCGCCCTGCCGGAGTGGCAGTGGTAATGGAGGCGAGTCACATGTGTATGGCAATGAGGGGGGTACAGAAACAAAACTCGGTTACAACCACCTCGGCCTTCACTGGCGCGTTTCTTGAGGAGCGCACCCGAAACGAATTTGTAAGTTTAATTTCATCCAAACTGCATTAACGATGAACAACAACATCTGGCAAACAGGCGATACTGCATTTGCCCGTGAGCAATCGGCCAGCATGGCCAAAAATTTTATGTCGTCGGTGTACACCTACATGGCCGGTGCCCTATCTGTTACCGGAATCATTGCCTGGTACATTGGTACAGATCCCAACCTGATTTCCTACCTGATCAGCGAAACCGGTGGTTTCTCTATGCTGGGCTGGGTAGTGCTGTTGGCGCCTCTTTTATTGGTGTTTGCCATGGGAGGTATGTTTCAGAAGCTGTCATCGCAGTCGTTGCTCGGATTATTTGCCTTGTACTCGGCATTGATGGGCGCGAGCCTCAGTTTTATTTTCGTGGTGTATGAAATGGGCTCTATTGCTTCCACCTTCTTTATCACGGCCGGAACTTTTGGCGTGATGTCGGTGCTGGGTTATACCACTCAAACCGACCTCACCAAGATGGGCTCTATGTTGCGTATGGCGCTTATCGGTATCATCATCGCGATGCTGGTGAACTTCTTTATGCAGAGCGCGGCCTTCAGCTACCTGATCAGCATTTTGGGTGTGTTGATTTTCACCGGTCTCACGGCCTACGATACCCAGAAGCTCAAGCGCATCGGTATGGGTGTGGAGTACGGCTCAGAAGAGGCCAGCAAACTCGCCATGATGGGTGCCCTCACACTCTACCTCGATTTTGTGAATCTCTTTTTGTTTATGCTTCGCCTGTTTGGCGATCGCCGATAAGGAGATTTTATTCAACGAAAAGCAAAAGCGAAGGCATGGGTCTTCGCTTTTTTTTTGCTTGTAAACATATCATCTTGTGATATCCCCGTTTTTCATAGTCTGCCAAATTCTGCTTCCGGCCATTCTCAGAGATCTTTTCATATTCAAAAACTGATGACTATATTCGGCTGATCAATAATGTGTACAATCAGAGAATCAAGGTGATTTTGCAGCCACAAGTATGGGTTGGCTTGAATATACACTCTCCGGTACAAATAACAGATTATGAAAAAACTGAAAATTAGTTTGGACGCAGTAGAAAGGCTCAATCTGGCTCTTTTGCAAAACAAGATCCCTGCGATTCGATCTCTTGAAGTTGAAAACCTGGGCGAGATTTCAATAGAAAATGTCACCGTCGTAGTAAAGTCTGATCCTATTGGTATTTTGAGTGGAGAAGTTGCAATCGCCCAAATCAATCCGGGAGAGATTTACAGAATTGAAATCCCTGACGTAAGGCATTCGTGGGATTTTTTTAAGAATGTTCAAGAGCGGGTTGGTGGTACTTTGAGCGTGGCATTGACTGCGTCAACAGGTGAAATCCTGGCTGCAAAGGAACAAGAAATTATTATTGAACCAGAGACTGTCTGGCTCGGACAACGGGCACCGCTCGAGCTACTGGCCAGTCATGTAATGCCGAATAGTGAGGCAGTTCAGAAGGTATTACGCAACGCATCAGAATTGCTCAAAGAGAAAACCGGTAAATCTGAATTGGATGGTTATCAAAGCAGGAACAAGGAGCGCGTGTATGAAATAGCTCAGGCAATTTTTTTGGCTTTGAGAAAAGAGCAAGTCAAGTACATTTCGCCGCCAGCAAGTTTTGAACTGACCGGACAAAAAGTGCGTTCTCCGGACCAGACGGTTTCCGGGGGTATGGGCACTTGTTTAGACTTAACCCTGCTTTATCTGGCTTGTTTGGAGCAAGCAGGTATACATCCCATTGCATTTCTCGTAAAGGGGCACGCCTTTGCAGGCTTCTGGCTTGAGGATAAATACCTCCCGCGAGCTTCTGAAGAAGATCCTCAACATTATCGGAAGCTAATTGAGCTTCAGGAGATAATAGTGCTGGAAATCACGGCTCTCACTTCAGATAGTCCGATTCGATTTAGCACCCTGGAGCAATTGGCCTTGGATCACTTTCACAAAGAAGAAGAGTTTGTCTGTGGCATAGATATCGCGCATGCCCGAAGGGTCGCACAGATTCATCCCTTGAATGCACAAGATGCAGGACCAGCGTTTGTGAGAGAAGTTGCTGACCTCGAGGAAACTGAAGTTTTTGAAAACAAAATATTTGATGAATTTATAGTTTCAGATGAAGCCATATCCCGCGAAGGGGAAATCGACAGCTGGAAAGATAAACTGTTGGATTTGAGCTTTCGGAATAGGCTTCTCAACTTCAAGTCAAACAAGGGAACGATTGAAATACTATCAAAAGATGTCGCCAGAATGGAGGATATCCTCGCCGATGGAACAAAGTTTGAAATCCTTCCACAAACCAACCAAAGCGCGCTCACTGTAAATCGTACCGATTTGAAGGAAATCCTGTCTAATCAAATTGATGAGGGATTTTTACGGAAGCAACTGTTGACAACCATTCCCGAGGATCGTTTTCCTGCAATCCTGAACAGCCTGTTCAGATCCGTGGTTAATTCCGAAGAAGAAACTGGTTCGAATACGCTCTATCTTGCATTGGGTATATTGTGTTGGCGCGAAACAGATGGTAGCCAGATAATTCGGAAATCACCTATCCTCATGGTGCCCGTGAGCCTGTCGAAATCGCGTGGCAACAAGTTTAAACTGGCCATGCGTGATGATGATTCCGTAATGAATATGACTTTGCTCCAAAAACTAAAGCGCGACTTTGACCTCGACTTTCCGGGGTTGGATCCTTTGCCTGAGGATGAGTCGGGTATAGATGTTCCCCGGGTTTTTAGCACTTTTAGACACGTCATCAGAGACTACCGCGGGTGGGAGGTGAAAGAAGAAGTCTGGCTGGGAGAGTTCTCGTTTCAAAAATACCTCATGTGGAAAGAATTGAACAACCAATATGAGGAAATGCTTGAAAGTCCTGTAACCAGACAAATAATGACTGGCGTGGCTCCTGCTGCAGTTCCCGATTTTGTAGAAGAACATGACGTGGAACACATCTTGCACCCCAAGGAAGTTTATTGCCCGTTGTCTGCCGATTCATCACAAATGGCGGCCATACTTTCGGCAGCAAAAGGAAGCAGTTTTGTGCTTCAGGGGCCTCCCGGTACGGGTAAGTCTCAAACCATCGCCAATATGATTGCCCACTGTTTAGGCATGGGCAAAAGGGTGCTTTTTGTTTCAGAAAAAAGAGTAGCGTTAGAAGTGGTTTTCAAGCGACTGCAAGAGATTGGTTTGGGTGATTTCTGCCTTGAGCTTCACTCAAGGAAATCAGAAAAAAAAGAAGTGGTAAGAAGTTTTTACAAATCTCTGGAACACGCACCGGCAAGTCTGGATGGAGAGTGGGACCAGGTGTCGCACGGCTTGAAAAATTCCAGAGAAAGGCTTAACGAGTATTTTGATGAATTGCATGCAAAGAATGAAGCAGGGATTAGTGCGTTTCGGGCGTTTGGAACAGCAACAAGAAGCGCAGACACCTTCCTGGTTGATCTGGAAATTGACGAGTTTCTTCAATTTGAATCTTCAAAACTCACCAACATCAGGGATCGCCTCGCTAAATGGGTCGGGTATGCAAACAGTCTCAGCAAGGAGGTTTTTTCGGTATGGAATTTTGTGCAGATTAAAGATTGGAGTAGCGCTGCAGAAGACGGTATGATTCAAACGTCCAGAA
This window contains:
- a CDS encoding tRNA preQ1(34) S-adenosylmethionine ribosyltransferase-isomerase QueA, whose product is MVQRTRLSDFNFHLPPELLAEHPAPTRDGSRLMVIHRESGRIEHRSFPDIQSYFGAGDCLVLNNTQVVPARMEVRKNRMDGALIELLLIEEVAGEPHTWNVLLDPLKKLRLGHRLVFGNNELKAEIVAEAGERERHIRFFFEGSSDELRGQLYQLGCT
- the rfaD gene encoding ADP-glyceromanno-heptose 6-epimerase — translated: MIVLTGAAGFIGSCVLGFLNREGYRDIVIADDFSVPDKKVNWHNKTFSEKVDRSELFSWIDRHENRIQIIIHLGARTDTTEFDHRIFDALNLHYSQEIWQRCCKYGIPLIYASSAATYGLGEHGYTDSHEVVSHLRPLNPYGESKNNFDKWALAQADKPFFWAGLKFFNVYGPNEYHKGRMASVILHAFRQIKEHGKVKLFRSHNPEYRDGEQLRDFVYVMDVVRICKFLMENRPESGLYNLGTGQARTFLDLTQATFKAMELEPDIDFMDTPADIRDKYQYFTEADMGKLRSAGYSTPFTSLEDGVHDYVQHYLMNNLVY
- a CDS encoding 6-carboxytetrahydropterin synthase; its protein translation is MVYVTRRERFNAAHKLWNEEWSAEKNHEVFGKCAHPNWHGHNYELFVTVKGEPHPDTGYCVDLKHLSDLLDERVVEVFDHRNINLDVPQMQGVLTSTENIVIAIWEMIEAPIRELGCTLHKVELRETENNSAEYYGPQQV
- the folE gene encoding GTP cyclohydrolase I FolE, giving the protein MSEEIELNGEGYLRVDQFDQSAIDEMSDAYRSIIEKLGEDSLREGLLKTPERAAKAMQFLTHGYDLNPAEILCSAMFEEEYSQMVVVKDIEVYSLCEHHLLPFFGKAHVAYIPNGRIVGLSKIPRVVDAFARRLQVQERLTNQIRDCIEETLRPAGVAVVMEASHMCMAMRGVQKQNSVTTTSAFTGAFLEERTRNEFVSLISSKLH
- a CDS encoding Bax inhibitor-1/YccA family protein; translation: MAKNFMSSVYTYMAGALSVTGIIAWYIGTDPNLISYLISETGGFSMLGWVVLLAPLLLVFAMGGMFQKLSSQSLLGLFALYSALMGASLSFIFVVYEMGSIASTFFITAGTFGVMSVLGYTTQTDLTKMGSMLRMALIGIIIAMLVNFFMQSAAFSYLISILGVLIFTGLTAYDTQKLKRIGMGVEYGSEEASKLAMMGALTLYLDFVNLFLFMLRLFGDRR